In Aspergillus nidulans FGSC A4 chromosome II, the genomic stretch TCAGTCATTGCATCGCAGTTGGCAAGCTAAACAAGAAGGCGTGTGGTGTTGACTGCAGTCGACGTGGGTGACGGTGACGAAGTGCACGTGCCAGCTGGGCGGCCGGGAAGTGACTAAATGCGCAGAACCTCATCGCATCCGCTCCTCCACCCTCTCCCTACAGTTCCCCGCCATCTTTCCCCTCAAAACACACAATGGCGTCTGGTTTCGGTCTCAATGGCGGTATGTATCCCCTGAATATAAATATAAGCATAGAAAAAAACCTCAATGGGCTGTGGTGCTGAGTTTCCCTGAGGTCAAGTTATGGAGAACGGAGCTCTCGGCTAACACTTGTACTCTTACTCAGGTCCTTCCCGCTGCTACAACTTCTGGCAAGAAGTTCTTGGCTGCTATGTCGTTAATGCCGGAGAGGGAGAATCTGGCAAGAGAAAGTGCCTGCCCGCCTTAGAGGATTACCACGAGTGCTTACATCACCGGAAAGAGGTACGCGCCCTAAGTTTTTGCATCTAGATATACGAGGACAAAGAGCCCAACAAACTCTAAAGGCTATATTTAAGTAGCGACATATTCATTGACTGGTCGTTTAATAGGCTCTGCGGACGATGAGAATGCAGGCTGCCTACCGAAAGGCTGAAGCCGCACACCCCCGCGAAGCCGGAGCACAAGCAGAACAGGTTCGAAGTTTGGGGCTGTTAACCCGGTGAGGACCTTTGGAAGAGATAAAGGAAGATGTACCTGTTGAACGTCCGCGCGGTTTGGGGAAGTAATGGCCCAGCTTCAGCGAGGTGGTTGGATGAGAATCGGGTAAACCAACTACTGCTCGACAATATCAGACCAAGAAGGACGGTGCTGAGCGCGTTTTCTCGttgagttttttttttaccatCTGAAGGTCATGCTGTTCTTATCCCCTGTTACTGTATAGAAATGGAATTTCAACTTTGAGGGATACGGCGGATACCAGACAACAACGATGGACGTTGGAATACGTAGGATCTAGATTGGCCGAGCTGCCTCACGAAGGAGGTATAAAAAGCCTTTCATACCTAGTCTGAAGTTGCCCAGTTCCATGGACTAGCCTTAGACTTCTACGTAAATTCAACAGGTTAACTCATGAACGTCACTCAAGCCTGTTCCTGGCAACCTTGAAAGGTATGAGCTGGTCAGAGTCATACAGAGATGGAACACAGCATATGAAGCAACCGATAGCTAGCATGGCTTATGCTGCCGTCAAAGAGATCTGCCTTACTTAATCTACCTTTAAGCTTACTTGAGGCCATCTGGCAGTTTCTTGGCGGAGTATTCGCAGCTCACGTGATCAAAGAAAACCTTTCGCAAAGGTGGACCCAGCTAATCTTAAATGGGACTAGCACACCTGGCCCAAGCATGGGTAGGCGCGCCCAGCCAAAGATGTCCCAATGATATAAACAGGCTGCGTGACCTCGACCGTCCGCAGACCAAAACCATCCTGACGCCGCTCTGAAGCCGTGCTGCCCTGTTTACTTGAACCTCAACCCGGCCCCGGTGCCATTGCAGTACAGTACACCACGCTTTTCATCCGCGTCTGAGTCACCTCCAGCAGTGAAATTTGATCACGGTGGTCTTGTTCTATTTCATCATTCTCCACTTATTTTCTTGACACTTCCTGCTTCGTTCTCCGATCTTGCCTATACCTTCTGGTAATTTACCTTACAGCAGCCTTTCAGTGTAATTCTTGGTATACTCCAGATCGATGGGCTGGTGCTCAGCCTTAAAGCTTCTCAACGTCTTTATCTCCACTCATCTTTGAATTATCTTGCGCTGCCTCTTACCTATTTATTTACCTTATCCTCTGCTTGACTGACCTCCATGGCTGCGACGTGCAAGTGACCGATTGGTATACTTTACGTTCCCGTCGCCTCATCCTTGCGCATCCGACTGCTAGTATTTTATCAATACAAAGCAGTACTTCTCTATCTCTGAGGCGCGTCTCGGGAAATTGGTTTTTCTTCGATTCTCTTCACATCTACCATTATTTAATACCCTGACCTCTACTTATTCTCTTTAATCTCTCTTCATCTTACGACCGCCATGACATCCAGGTGAGTGATCCGTGTGGCTCCTAATATAACATGACACTAACGGCCACGCTAGACTAGACCGTCTTGTCACGTGAGTTCACTCATCAGCAACCTGCCGGTAGGTAGTCTTGCGATCATCGCGCTAACTAGACCCGAACTACAGGTTACTCGAGACGGGCAGTTCTCCTCTCATCCGTAACACAGCCGCCCAACAGTTGGCTGATGTTCAAAAACAGCATCCAGATGAGCTCTTCAACCTGCTCGGGCGCATTCTCCCCTACCTCAAATCCAAATCTTGGGATACACGGACCGCTGCCGCCAAGGCAATAGGTCTCATTGTCGCTAATGCAGATACTTTTGACCCTAATCAGGACGATGGTGAGGACGTCaagaaagacgaagaggatgtggACGATGTGAATgtcaagctggaagaagaaccaatCTCCGTGGCTGATGAGCTACTCCGACTGGAAACCCTGGATTTAgtctccatcctcaaacgCGGCAGGAAGCTGCTGGGCAGCGGGAGCAAAGACCAGGAACTTTCCTTGGCAGCTATGGACTCTGCAGCTCGATTACAACACCAGAAAAAATTGCTAACGCGGCGACTGGGTCTGGCGGGAGAATGTTCCGACGACGACTTGCTTGACGATAGTGAGCTGTTACCCAAGACGCCAGGTTTGAAGGAGGCCGAGCCAAGACTCTTCTCTCCGAAGGAGAAGAGTCACCTCAATTCCAGCGCCCATCCATTACCCTCACCCAGTGAGCCTGCCAATGGCGAGGAGTCTGGGCTTAGCAGAAGGCAGCTGAATCAACTGAAGCGAAAAAGCAAACACATCGCGAGATTGGGCGCGAACAAAGTTCGAGTAGTCGACCTATCGTCTCGGCGCCAGTCAGAGAACGTCACTAATCCTTCAATAAGCACTCCCCATCCCGTGAAAACAGAGTATGGTGACGGGCAGAATGGAGATGCAAAACCGGATTATTTCTCTCTTGAGAGGCCGGCGGATCACGATGATGAATCTAAAATAGTCTCCGAATTCAAGGGAACAACACTTCCAGACAAGTCCATTATTCAGCCAGATCTTGCAGAAGACACTGAAACCATTGCATGGCCGTATGAACGCATGTGCGAATTCCTCAAGGTGGATATTTTCGATCCCAACTGGGAGGTACGGCACGGTGCGGCGATGGCTCTCCGAGAGGTCATTCGGATTCAAGGCTCTGGGGCAGGACGGATGCATGGAAAAACTAGGCCTGAAAACAATGTGCTGAATCGACAATGGCTGGACGATCTTGCTTGCAGACTGCTTTGCGTTCTGATGCTGGATCGCTTTGGTGACTACATTTCCGACAACGTTGTTGCTCCCATTCGGGAAACAGTAGGACAGACGCTAGGTGCCCTTTTGTCGCATCTGCCTTCTCGGTCTGTCGTGGGTGTATACAGATGTCTTTACCGCCTCATTATGCAGACAGATTTGGACTTCGACCGCCCTGTTTGGGAGGTCTGCCATGGCGGTATGATTGGCCTGAGGTATTTGGTAGCAGTTCGGAAAGATCTTCTGGTCAAGGACTCCAATTTGATGGATGGGGTTCTGGAAGCAGTCATGCATGGACTGGGCAATTATGATGACGACGTTCGTGCTGTTAGCGCTGCAACACTTGTGCCTATAGCCGAAGAATTCGTCAACACCAGGCAATCTACCTTGGGATCCCTCATGAACATAGTGTGGAACTGCCTGTCCAATCTTCAGGATGACTTAAGTGCTAGTACCGGTTCCGTTATGGACCTTCTGGCAAAGCTTTGTACTTTCCAGCCAGTTCTCGACGCCATGAAAGAGAACGCGGCCGCGGATTCGGAGTCGTCTTTCGCCAATCTTGTTCCCCGGCTCTATCCATTTTTGCGTCATACGATCACCAGTGTACGCTCTGCGGTCCTCCGTGCCCTCACTACGTTTTTACGGCTAGAGGGCGAGGGCACCAACGACTGGGTTGACGGTAAAGGAATGCGGCTGGTTTTCCAGAACCTATTGGTTGAGCGGAATGAAGATGTTCTCAAACTCTCTCTTCAGGTCTGGTCAGAGTTGCTCAAATCCTTAGACAGCCGCGGCGTAATTAAATCTGATCCGGAATTGCCGAACCATATTCAGCCACTACTCGCTTTGAGTATGGCACCCTTCGGCGTTCCCCTTTACCCTATCCCTATGAATGCCTCGCTCTTTATCAAGCCGTCTGGCTTACCCTTTTCCATGGTCCAACCGGCTCCGGCAAAGGCGTCCCCTACTTCCACCACGAGCTCAACAGATGGACCCAAGAAACGAGGTCGCAagtcggagaagaaggaacctcctccttccagctccagttcaACGCACGATGTCGACGCGCACATGCTCAAGGGTGATATTGACATGGTTGGCGCGGACACAATGCTGCGCTCAAAAATTTACGCTGCCAGAGCTCTCGGCGAACTCCTATCACTCTGGGATAAAAACGGACTTGACAGCCTTTGGGAAACAATCGTGGGCGGTCTCGGCCATCccgcatcttcatcccaaCTTGCTTCAGCCATGATAATTGAGGAATATGCTAAGGTTGCTGGACCAGACAGCAAGTATGCGGGTGCTTTGTGCGAAAAGCTCCAAACCATCGTCGAAGGAGAGCGCCCGCCTTGGTATAGCGATATTTCGTGCTACCTGAGTGTCGCGCGCGCCCAGTGTCATTCGTTGCTTAATACTTTCCGGGAAACCGcgccgcttcttcgatcCGAGAAACTGGCTTCccttgctgttgttgtgcAAGGGGACCCAGATGCGGGCCCCAATGCTTTCTCACTAGCGAAAGCCTACGAGGTCATTGGACCAGActttgagaagctcaagaggCTCCTATCGCCTGCGCAGCGTATTACTGCCTCCAAAGTCCTCAATGAGACAAGAGTTACGGCAGAGAATGCGATCAACTTTGCAAAAGAAGCAAGGGACACCAGAGACATGCGAATCAAAGCAGCCGCCGCGGGCGCACTGATAAATTTTGGTGCAATCCCCAAGAAACCCGGTAACCTCATTAAGGGAGTGATGGAGAGCATCAAGACGGAAGAGAGCgccgagcttcagcagcgtTCTGCGACCGCCGTCGCGGTTCTGGTGGAGCACTACACTAGTGCGGCCAAGAGAGGCCCGGTCGATAAGGTCATTGGTAACCTGGTCAAGTACTGTTGCGTTGACACATCTGAGACCCCAGAGTTCGAGCGTAACAAGGAACATGAGGGATTGATTCTATCTCTccggaaggaggaggatcggCGCGAACACGCGGATGCTGCCACCTTTGAGAAGGAAGCCAGAGAAGCAAGAATCATGCGCCGCGGTGCCAAAGACGCGCTTGAACAACTAGCTGTGAAATTCGGAGCGCAGCTTACAGAAAAGGTTCCGAACCTCGCGTCTTTAGTCGAGCGACCTCTCAAGGAAGCCCTGTCCGGCGACCTTCCGGCAAACATCGTCGACTCTGACAACGTCCTTGGCCAGGAGGTTGTTGACGGACTATCGACATTGAGAGCTCTGCTCCCCAAGTTCGACCCCGGCCTGTATCCGTGGGTCGTCAGTCTTATGCCTCTTGTCGtcaaagctcttcaatgcCGATTGTCTGTTATTCGGTATGCAGCAGCCAAGTGTTTCGCCACAATTTGTAGTGTTGTAACCGTTGAGGGTATGACGATGCTTGTGGAGAAAGTGCTGCCAACCATTAACAATGCGCTGGACGTCCACCATCGTCAAGGAGCGGTTGAATGCATCTATCATCTAATTCATGTCATGGAAGACAACATCTTACCTTACGTTATCTTCCTTGTCGTGCCGGTTCTCGGAAGAATGAGTGACTCGGACAACGATGTTAGACTGCTTGCCACGACATCTTTTGCAACTTTGGTCAAACTGGTGCCCTTGGAGGCGGGTATTCCAGACCCTCCCGGACTATCGGAGAAACTGCTCGAAGGACGTGATCGGGAAAGAAAGTTCATGTCTCAGATGCTGGACTCTCGCAAGGTTGAAGAGTTCAAATTACCGGTTGCGATCAAGGCAGAGCTACGACCTTACCAGCAAGAAGGCGTTAACTGGCTTGCTTTCCTCAACAGATACAATCTTCACGGAATTCTCTGCGACGATATGGGCCTTGGGAAGACGCTACAGACGATTTGCATTGTCGCAAGTGACCATCATATGCGGGCCGAAGACTTTGCTAAGACACAAAGACCAGAGTCGCGCAAGGTTCCGTCTCTCATTATCTGCCCTCCATCACTTTCCGGTCATTGGCAACAGGAGGTCAAACAATATGCACCGTTCCTCAACTGCGTTGCATATGTTGGGCCTCCCGCGGAGCGTTCAAAGCTGCAGGGCTCTCTCGCTGATGCGGACATAGTCGTGACTTCTTATGATATCTGCCGCAATGACAACGATGTTCTCCGACCGATTAGCTGGAACTACTGTGTCTTGGACGAGGGACATCTCATCAAAAACCCCAAAGCCAAGGTCACAATGGCGGTCAAACGCATCAATAGTAATCATCGTTTGATTTTGTCAGGAACCCCGATCCAAAATAACGTGTTGGAGTTGTGGTCTCTGTTTGACTTCCTCATGCCGGGCTTCCTCGGCACAGAGAAGGTATTTTTAGACAGGTTCGCGAAGCCGATCGCCACAAGTCGTTTCAGCAAATCATCGAAGGAACAGGAGGCGGGCGCTCTGGCGATTGAGGCGCTCCATAAACAGGTGCTTCCGttcctccttcgccgtctCAAGGAAGAGGTATTGAATGATCTTCCTCCAAAGATTATTCAGAACTACTACTGCGATCCCAGTGaactgcagaagaagctgttCGAAGATTTcacgaagaaggagcagaaggccCTGCAAGAAAAGATGGGAAGTTCAGAAAAGGCCGATAAGGAGCACATTTTCCAGGCCCTGCAGTATATGCGCCGCCTTTGCAACTCGCCTGCTCTTGTTGTCAAAGAGGGACACAAGCAGTACAATGAGGTCCAGCAATAcctgcaagagaagaaatcTTATCTCCGGGACGTCTCGCACGCGCCTAAGCTTAGCGCTCTGAAGGATCTGCTTCTGGACTGTGGAATTGGTGTCGAGCCGACTGAAGGCAACTTGGGGGCAGGCGCTAGCTATGTCAGCCCGCATCGAGCCTTGGTGTTCTGTCAAATGAAAGAGATGCTGGACATTGTGCAAAGCGAGGTGCTTCAGAAACTCCTACCTTCTGTGCAATTCCTCCGTCTCGATGGTGCCGTAGAAGCCACCCGGCGCCAGGACATCGTGAACCGATTCAATTCAGACCCTAGCTACGATGTTTTGCTTCTGACTACCAGCGTTGGTGGTCTTGGTCTGAACCTGACAGGTGCAGATACTGTGATCTTCGTGGAGCACGATTGGAACCCGCAGAAGGATATTCAGGCCATGGACCGAGCACACCGTATCGGACAGAAGAAGGTGGTGAATGTCTACCGATTGATTACACGAGGAAcactggaagagaagatcttAAAGTAAGTAATCCTAATCTTCTGTCTTGTAAGCTGCATACTAACTTTCTTAGTCTGCAACGATTCAAGATCGACGTAGCATCAACGGTAGTCAACCAGCAGAACGCGGGCCTGAACACGATGGACACAGATCAGCTGCTAGATTTGTTCAATCTTGGCGAGACAGCGGAAAACGCAGAGAAACCAACAGAGATAGGCGGCAAAGAAGTCGACATGGTTGACATTGACGGCGAattgaaggagaagggcaagaaggggTGGCTTGATGATCTCGGCGAGCTGTGGGACGACCGACAGTACCAGGAAGAGTACAACCTGGACTCGTTCTTGTCTACTATGAAAGGGTAGTTAGTCTTCGATTTCACCGTGTAGCAAGGCGTTGGCGCGGTTAGTTCTCAGTCCGGAGTTGGTGGATAAACTCTCTGTTTGATATTTGCGATTGACCAAGATAGACGCTTGGCTACCGAACCTCCTGTATTTTATGTACACTTAATTCGAGCTTCAAAACCATTCAGCGCATGCAAACGTCTCATGCGCCATCACTGAAGATTCACAAATAGCCCTCCATCCACCAATATCTGTGCCCCAGTCTATAGTCATCAGCACCTTTATCAGAATTAAGTGCGGGAAGGAAACTTACAACGTAACCACTCAGCCCCTCACACGCCAAAAACACCGCTGGTCCTGCCAGATCCGGTGGCTGGCCCAATCTCCCCAACGGAATCCTCCCCTCCATATACTTTCTTTTAACTGGATCActcatatcctcatcatTCAGCTGTGTGCGGATTGTCCCCGGCAGAAGCGCATTGCATCGAATCCCATACTTCCCTAACGCCACGGCCGTTGACTGCATCAGCGATAATACACCTGCTTTTGTAGGTGTGTAGTGCGTTTGCTGCCCGCCGCCCACGAGTGCAGAGATACTCGATATACCGATTATTGAGCCCCCGGGCGGAGATTGCGAGAAGGCCATTTGCCTGGCGGCGGCTTGCACGGCGTAGAAAGCGCCGGTCAGGTTGGTGGTTATGGTGTggttgaggagctgggggGTTACACTGTCCAATGATCAGTAATTTCTTAACCCTTCCGCTTACAGTAATCTAAAGGGAAAAGAACACTTACTCGAGGAACTCCTCAAAGCGGCAAACACCCGCATTACTTACGAACACATCGAGTCTTCCGAACGCTTGCACAGTTTTCTCGATGAATTCCGTCCCTGTCTCGGGCTTGGAGATGTCCCCTGATACGGTGATGAAGCGCTCTTTGTCTGTTTGGGAGGTTTGTTGTAGGAGCTCTGAGACGTCCTTTTTCATGGCGGTCAGAAGGGGCTCGTCGTTGGAGCCACCGAGGTGGTTGACGGCGACGTAGGCGCCGTGTCGGAGGTATTCGAGGGCGATCGCCTAAACTATGTTAGCAGTCTTCTGCTATAGAGATTCCTGATCGATGGTCTGCGGGGTTGAGGAGTCGATGGGGTTGAGTGGGATACGTACGCGACCAATTCCGGTCAGCCCGCCGGTAATGGCGGCGACTTTGCCATTCAAGAGCTGGGGGAGAGACATTTTGTTCCTGACTgctgctgaagttgaaggatgcgaagagaagatggacaGCTTGAGGTGTTGAGAGGATATGAGTGGAGGTGGGGATGTTCGGGGTCTCGCGGTGATGTTAGCCCGAGATGAGTCGGCTTACAGTACTACGCGGGGGATGGGCAGTAGCACAATATATAGTTATGAAGTACTAATTTGTCCACAAATGAATTAGTATGTATCGACCAGACCTATTTATAGGATATAGAGTATGACGAGTGGTATCTTGATGAACCTGGTCTTGAGTTTTCACATTTCAGCTATAACCGGTGTCGGAAGTACTTGAACATGCCAGACATGGCCTATAACCAGCCTTAAGACAGTGTATTTCTGGATCGAGCGTAAACGCTAAGCGTCTCGAAGATTGTGACATGGTGCGGCAATGGTGGTTGCTTTGCGCATGCGAAGAGTCAAGTGAGGAAGATACGGCTTCTTTCATAGCGCGATCAAAGCCCAAGAAGCCTGGACTGGTCTTCCCCAGTATTGATCAAGCAACTCTGGAGTGAGAAGTTCCAATACAGACAAAAGATATGCACTAATTTTGGCCGTCCAGCGAATCTCCCTTGCCAGATCGGAAGTAGCTCTTGGATAAGAGCCGTCAGTCATTGTGCGTAATGCGACTACCAGGAACATTGTATTTACCTCAATACCGACACAATCCCCGTGACATCATGTTGTCCACCATCAACCGCTGGACACGCAGTACCCTTCAAGCGAGAATTAGCCACTGTCCATAGATACTGGACAAACTGACTGTGGCTTGAGGTGGAACAAGACTGAGAAGGGGACTCGAAGATGATTGGCTGATTGTCGATTCGATTATTCAGCAGCTATAGTAAGCTGCCTCTACACGAGTTACCTCAAGGTCGCTCTCTCCCTTCAATCTGCTTGGACAAATGTCTCACCGAGGAAAATATACTCCTAGAGCCTGTGAAGAGTGTCGACGCCGCCGCGCAAAGGTTCTTCTAGCTCTCACTCACCGAGTTATGCTAACACTCAACAGTGTGACGGCAAGAAACCCGCTTGCTCCAGATGTGTCCACTGGCAAATCTCGTGCCAATACTCTActgctgaagatggccgaagaccagccTCCAAGGCGTATGTGCTTTCGCTGAGGCAGAAGATTGACTCACTGGAGCGCTTATTAGAGCGGCATGGGATTGACCCACGGAAAGACA encodes the following:
- a CDS encoding uncharacterized protein (transcript_id=CADANIAT00004480), whose product is MASGFGLNGGPSRCYNFWQEVLGCYVVNAGEGESGKRKCLPALEDYHECLHHRKEALRTMRMQAAYRKAEAAHPREAGAQAEQVRSLGLLTR
- a CDS encoding SDR family NAD(P)-dependent oxidoreductase (transcript_id=CADANIAT00004482); amino-acid sequence: MSLPQLLNGKVAAITGGLTGIGRAIALEYLRHGAYVAVNHLGGSNDEPLLTAMKKDVSELLQQTSQTDKERFITVSGDISKPETGTEFIEKTVQAFGRLDVFVSNAGVCRFEEFLDVTPQLLNHTITTNLTGAFYAVQAAARQMAFSQSPPGGSIIGISSISALVGGGQQTHYTPTKAGVLSLMQSTAVALGKYGIRCNALLPGTIRTQLNDEDMSDPVKRKYMEGRIPLGRLGQPPDLAGPAVFLACEGLSGYVILVDGGLFVNLQ
- a CDS encoding DNA-binding ATPase (transcript_id=CADANIAT00004481), whose product is MTSRLDRLVTLLETGSSPLIRNTAAQQLADVQKQHPDELFNLLGRILPYLKSKSWDTRTAAAKAIGLIVANADTFDPNQDDGEDVKKDEEDVDDVNVKLEEEPISVADELLRLETLDLVSILKRGRKLLGSGSKDQELSLAAMDSAARLQHQKKLLTRRLGLAGECSDDDLLDDSELLPKTPGLKEAEPRLFSPKEKSHLNSSAHPLPSPSEPANGEESGLSRRQLNQLKRKSKHIARLGANKVRVVDLSSRRQSENVTNPSISTPHPVKTEYGDGQNGDAKPDYFSLERPADHDDESKIVSEFKGTTLPDKSIIQPDLAEDTETIAWPYERMCEFLKVDIFDPNWEVRHGAAMALREVIRIQGSGAGRMHGKTRPENNVLNRQWLDDLACRLLCVLMLDRFGDYISDNVVAPIRETVGQTLGALLSHLPSRSVVGVYRCLYRLIMQTDLDFDRPVWEVCHGGMIGLRYLVAVRKDLLVKDSNLMDGVLEAVMHGLGNYDDDVRAVSAATLVPIAEEFVNTRQSTLGSLMNIVWNCLSNLQDDLSASTGSVMDLLAKLCTFQPVLDAMKENAAADSESSFANLVPRLYPFLRHTITSVRSAVLRALTTFLRLEGEGTNDWVDGKGMRLVFQNLLVERNEDVLKLSLQVWSELLKSLDSRGVIKSDPELPNHIQPLLALSMAPFGVPLYPIPMNASLFIKPSGLPFSMVQPAPAKASPTSTTSSTDGPKKRGRKSEKKEPPPSSSSSTHDVDAHMLKGDIDMVGADTMLRSKIYAARALGELLSLWDKNGLDSLWETIVGGLGHPASSSQLASAMIIEEYAKVAGPDSKYAGALCEKLQTIVEGERPPWYSDISCYLSVARAQCHSLLNTFRETAPLLRSEKLASLAVVVQGDPDAGPNAFSLAKAYEVIGPDFEKLKRLLSPAQRITASKVLNETRVTAENAINFAKEARDTRDMRIKAAAAGALINFGAIPKKPGNLIKGVMESIKTEESAELQQRSATAVAVLVEHYTSAAKRGPVDKVIGNLVKYCCVDTSETPEFERNKEHEGLILSLRKEEDRREHADAATFEKEAREARIMRRGAKDALEQLAVKFGAQLTEKVPNLASLVERPLKEALSGDLPANIVDSDNVLGQEVVDGLSTLRALLPKFDPGLYPWVVSLMPLVVKALQCRLSVIRYAAAKCFATICSVVTVEGMTMLVEKVLPTINNALDVHHRQGAVECIYHLIHVMEDNILPYVIFLVVPVLGRMSDSDNDVRLLATTSFATLVKLVPLEAGIPDPPGLSEKLLEGRDRERKFMSQMLDSRKVEEFKLPVAIKAELRPYQQEGVNWLAFLNRYNLHGILCDDMGLGKTLQTICIVASDHHMRAEDFAKTQRPESRKVPSLIICPPSLSGHWQQEVKQYAPFLNCVAYVGPPAERSKLQGSLADADIVVTSYDICRNDNDVLRPISWNYCVLDEGHLIKNPKAKVTMAVKRINSNHRLILSGTPIQNNVLELWSLFDFLMPGFLGTEKVFLDRFAKPIATSRFSKSSKEQEAGALAIEALHKQVLPFLLRRLKEEVLNDLPPKIIQNYYCDPSELQKKLFEDFTKKEQKALQEKMGSSEKADKEHIFQALQYMRRLCNSPALVVKEGHKQYNEVQQYLQEKKSYLRDVSHAPKLSALKDLLLDCGIGVEPTEGNLGAGASYVSPHRALVFCQMKEMLDIVQSEVLQKLLPSVQFLRLDGAVEATRRQDIVNRFNSDPSYDVLLLTTSVGGLGLNLTGADTVIFVEHDWNPQKDIQAMDRAHRIGQKKVVNVYRLITRGTLEEKILNLQRFKIDVASTVVNQQNAGLNTMDTDQLLDLFNLGETAENAEKPTEIGGKEVDMVDIDGELKEKGKKGWLDDLGELWDDRQYQEEYNLDSFLSTMKG